In Larimichthys crocea isolate SSNF chromosome VI, L_crocea_2.0, whole genome shotgun sequence, one genomic interval encodes:
- the kctd6a gene encoding BTB/POZ domain-containing protein KCTD6a isoform X2 produces MEPSQMGEPVTLNVGGYVYSTSLSTLQRYPDSLLGAMFGGDLPTVKDTHGNYFIDRDGPLFRYILNFLRTSELTLPCDFKETELLRKEADFYQIEPLIQCLGDPKPMLPYPTDTYEEVVELSSTRKLSKYSNPVAVIITQLTITTKVHGVLESISSSFTKWNKHMMDTRDYQVSFTFGPCDHQQEVSLRVHLLDFISKAGFTIRNTRVHHMSERANENTVEHHWTFCRRTHRVND; encoded by the exons ATGGAGCCGTCACAG ATGGGAGAGCCGGTGACTCTGAATGTGGGCGGCTATGTGTACAGCACGTCTCTGTCCACGCTGCAGCGCTACCCAGACTCCCTGCTGGGAGCCATGTTCGGAGGAGACCTCCCCACTGTCAAGGACACACATGGAAACTACTTCATCGACCGTGACGGCCCGCTGTTTCG CTACATCCTCAACTTCCTACGGACGTCAGAGCTGACGCTGCCGTGCGACTTCAAGGAGACCGAGCTGCTAAGGAAGGAGGCTGACTTCTATCAGATCGAGCCCCTGATCCAGTGCCTTGGAGACCCCAAACCTATGCTGCCCTACCCCACTGACACCTacgaggaggtggtggagctgTCCAGCACCAGGAAGCTGTCCAAGTACTCCAACCCTGTTGCCGTCATCATCACCCAGCTCACCATCACCACCAAG GTCCATGGAGTGTTGGAGTCCATCTCCAGCAGTTTCACAAAGTGGAACAAACACATGATGGACACCAGAGATTACCAGGTGTCCTTCACCTTCGGACCATGTGACCATCAACAGGAAGTCAGCCTGCGTGTCCACCTGCTCGACTTCATCTCCAAAGCA GGTTTCACAATACGCAACACGCGTGTTCACCACATGAGCGAACGGGCCAATGAGAACACGGTGGAGCATCACTGGACATTCTGCAGACGAACTCACAGAGTTAATGACTGA
- the kctd6a gene encoding BTB/POZ domain-containing protein KCTD6a isoform X1 has product MENGDLGHMMGEPVTLNVGGYVYSTSLSTLQRYPDSLLGAMFGGDLPTVKDTHGNYFIDRDGPLFRYILNFLRTSELTLPCDFKETELLRKEADFYQIEPLIQCLGDPKPMLPYPTDTYEEVVELSSTRKLSKYSNPVAVIITQLTITTKVHGVLESISSSFTKWNKHMMDTRDYQVSFTFGPCDHQQEVSLRVHLLDFISKAGFTIRNTRVHHMSERANENTVEHHWTFCRRTHRVND; this is encoded by the exons ATGGAGAATGGAGACCTGGgtcacatg ATGGGAGAGCCGGTGACTCTGAATGTGGGCGGCTATGTGTACAGCACGTCTCTGTCCACGCTGCAGCGCTACCCAGACTCCCTGCTGGGAGCCATGTTCGGAGGAGACCTCCCCACTGTCAAGGACACACATGGAAACTACTTCATCGACCGTGACGGCCCGCTGTTTCG CTACATCCTCAACTTCCTACGGACGTCAGAGCTGACGCTGCCGTGCGACTTCAAGGAGACCGAGCTGCTAAGGAAGGAGGCTGACTTCTATCAGATCGAGCCCCTGATCCAGTGCCTTGGAGACCCCAAACCTATGCTGCCCTACCCCACTGACACCTacgaggaggtggtggagctgTCCAGCACCAGGAAGCTGTCCAAGTACTCCAACCCTGTTGCCGTCATCATCACCCAGCTCACCATCACCACCAAG GTCCATGGAGTGTTGGAGTCCATCTCCAGCAGTTTCACAAAGTGGAACAAACACATGATGGACACCAGAGATTACCAGGTGTCCTTCACCTTCGGACCATGTGACCATCAACAGGAAGTCAGCCTGCGTGTCCACCTGCTCGACTTCATCTCCAAAGCA GGTTTCACAATACGCAACACGCGTGTTCACCACATGAGCGAACGGGCCAATGAGAACACGGTGGAGCATCACTGGACATTCTGCAGACGAACTCACAGAGTTAATGACTGA
- the kctd6a gene encoding BTB/POZ domain-containing protein KCTD6a isoform X3, giving the protein MENGDLGHMMGEPVTLNVGGYVYSTSLSTLQRYPDSLLGAMFGGDLPTVKDTHGNYFIDRDGPLFRYILNFLRTSELTLPCDFKETELLRKEADFYQIEPLIQCLGDPKPMLPYPTDTYEEVVELSSTRKLSKYSNPVAVIITQLTITTKVHGVLESISSSFTKWNKHMMDTRDYQVSFTFGPCDHQQEVSLRVHLLDFISKAVRGFCLIFKHWFHNTQHACSPHERTGQ; this is encoded by the exons ATGGAGAATGGAGACCTGGgtcacatg ATGGGAGAGCCGGTGACTCTGAATGTGGGCGGCTATGTGTACAGCACGTCTCTGTCCACGCTGCAGCGCTACCCAGACTCCCTGCTGGGAGCCATGTTCGGAGGAGACCTCCCCACTGTCAAGGACACACATGGAAACTACTTCATCGACCGTGACGGCCCGCTGTTTCG CTACATCCTCAACTTCCTACGGACGTCAGAGCTGACGCTGCCGTGCGACTTCAAGGAGACCGAGCTGCTAAGGAAGGAGGCTGACTTCTATCAGATCGAGCCCCTGATCCAGTGCCTTGGAGACCCCAAACCTATGCTGCCCTACCCCACTGACACCTacgaggaggtggtggagctgTCCAGCACCAGGAAGCTGTCCAAGTACTCCAACCCTGTTGCCGTCATCATCACCCAGCTCACCATCACCACCAAG GTCCATGGAGTGTTGGAGTCCATCTCCAGCAGTTTCACAAAGTGGAACAAACACATGATGGACACCAGAGATTACCAGGTGTCCTTCACCTTCGGACCATGTGACCATCAACAGGAAGTCAGCCTGCGTGTCCACCTGCTCGACTTCATCTCCAAAGCAGTGCGTGGCTTTTGTCTCATCTTTAAACATT GGTTTCACAATACGCAACACGCGTGTTCACCACATGAGCGAACGGGCCAATGA